DNA sequence from the Thalassotalea sp. 273M-4 genome:
CAGCACGGCGACTATTTGGGTATTGGTTGTGGTTCGCATGGAAAAATAACCAACCCAGTAGATAACAGCATTACCCGAACGGTAAAAGTAAAACACCCAAAAGGCTATATGGACGCGGATCGTGATTACCTAGACCAAACGCTTTTGGTGGCCGAGTCAGATCGAGCATTTGAATATATGATGAATCGTTTGCGTTTATTTAAACCGTTTAAAGAGCAAGACTTTGAACAAGCCACAGGGTTGCCAATTAGCACAATCAGCCAAGCACTGACTCAGGCTAAAGATAAAAAGCTATTAGAAAAAGTCGACACGAGTTGGCAAATCACCCCATTTGGTCATAGATACTTAAACGACTTATTGGCGCTGTTTTTATAATAAACCTGGTCGTGGCGACAATATCGCCGGCCAACAGCAGCGAAAGTCTAGTGCAAGCTTAGGTAAATTAAGCATAGTAAGCGCTTAACGCAAACAAGAAATCGCTATGCAAACAGTATGGAGTTGGCATTTGCCCTAAAAAATGAATCAAAATTCAGATCAGTATTTTATGCAAAAAGCCATCGAACTGGCAAAAGTCGCCGAACAACAAGGTGAAATTCCAGTTGGGGCCGTCTTGGTATGCAATGATCAAATTATTGGTCAGGGTTGGAATCAGTCAATTCAACGTCATGACCCTTCTGCCCATGCCGAGATGGTCGCTATTCGCGATGCGGGGCCTAAGCTGGCCAACTATAGAATGTTAGACTGTACCTTGTATGTCACTTTAGAACCTTGTCCTATGTGCTCTGGTTTGCTGGTTCATAGCCGCATTAAGCGTTTAGTCTTTGGTGCTAAAGATTTAAAAACAGGCTCTGCTGGTAGTGTCTTTAATTTGGTCGCTAATGATAAATTAAATCATCAAGTTGAGGTTGCTACCCAAGTCATGGAAGAGGCATGTAGCGAGATGTTGTCCGCTTTTTTTAAACGCCGCAGAGATGAAAAAAAAGCGTTAAAGCAAGCTAAAAAAGCGCAACAAAAAAACGAAAACGGTTAAGCCAAACATTACCGAGCACTAAAACCAATGGCTCGCTCTTCAATGCTTTCACTTAACACCACTCGAAAGTAGACCCGATAACGGTTGTTGATTTTGCGTTGCGATGCCCGAAATAAGCGCCGACGCTGGTTAATATGTCGATTTCTCATAAGTACCTCTATTTTTATTAAATTTATTTATTGAGTATAGATGCTAGCATGGCTCTATGACAGTTTAATGACAGCCTTAATTTGGCGATGAGACGGCCTCTTCAGGCATGTTTATAGCCGGACTAAAGCTATTGGCCATTTCAGATTTTTTTTCGGTCATAAACACCAGCGTGTCATAATACGCTCGTATATTTTCGACATAACGCACCGGCTCATCACCTCGAGCATAGCCGTATTTGGTATTTTTATAGTACTTACGCTGTTTTAATAAGGGTAAAGATTCTTTCACTTCAACCCAACGATCGGGATCTCCCCCTTTTCGTTGAGTGATAATACGCGCATCTTCTAAATGGCCCCAACCAATGTTGTAGGCGGCAAGAGCAAACCATCGACGGTCTGGCTCTTTTATTCGAGCCGGAATTTTTTTGATCATTTGCTGAAAGTATTTGGCACCACCGCGAATACTTTGCTCAGGATCGGTACGACTGGTGACTCCGACTTGTTTGGCGGTAGGCAATGTGAGCATCATCAACCCCCGAACCCCGGTATAAGAGGTTGCCTCTGGGTTCCAATGCGACTCTTGATAACTAATAGCGGCTAAAAAGCGCCAATCAATATCTTCGCCATATTGTTCAAATAAAGATTGATACTTTGGCAATTTATTATCGATGGCCTTAATAAAGGTACGGGTATCAACATAGTCAAATGATTGTATATGGCCATAGTATTTGTCTTCTAGGGTTAATAGCGTGCCGTCGTGATGCGCCTTGCCAAAAAACTCGACTAAAGACGCAAATAAACTGTCATCCGAGTGTTTGCTAACAACCCAAGCCAAAGGCTTTTCATCTTGTAGGGTAATGGCCGAGCTCACTTCAGGATAATAACGCCGATTAATCGCTAAGGTAATACTATCGGCAATGGTGTAATCAAGACGCTCTTGTTGAACCGCTTCAATCAGTTCGTCGCTGTCATATTCGTTGGTCTCTTGCCAAGACAAATTAGGGTACTTTTGTTGCACCGACGATAAAAACTCTGCATGCGATGAATGGGCGGTAACAACCAAACTGCCCTTAACCTCATCCAGTGTTTTTGGCCAAAAAGCGCCTTGTTTAAAGATAAGATGTTGACTGCTACTGCTGTAGCTTGGACTAAAGCGATACTTC
Encoded proteins:
- the mltF gene encoding membrane-bound lytic murein transglycosylase MltF; the protein is MTIISVLSGCLPSPKPNSFQDILNRGTLRVGTLYGNTSYYIGPQGPVGFEYELAKKYADSMGLKLQIVPSYNLEELFPKIENGEVDILAAGLTITPERLKKYRFSPSYSSSSQHLIFKQGAFWPKTLDEVKGSLVVTAHSSHAEFLSSVQQKYPNLSWQETNEYDSDELIEAVQQERLDYTIADSITLAINRRYYPEVSSAITLQDEKPLAWVVSKHSDDSLFASLVEFFGKAHHDGTLLTLEDKYYGHIQSFDYVDTRTFIKAIDNKLPKYQSLFEQYGEDIDWRFLAAISYQESHWNPEATSYTGVRGLMMLTLPTAKQVGVTSRTDPEQSIRGGAKYFQQMIKKIPARIKEPDRRWFALAAYNIGWGHLEDARIITQRKGGDPDRWVEVKESLPLLKQRKYYKNTKYGYARGDEPVRYVENIRAYYDTLVFMTEKKSEMANSFSPAINMPEEAVSSPN
- the tadA gene encoding tRNA adenosine(34) deaminase TadA, encoding MNQNSDQYFMQKAIELAKVAEQQGEIPVGAVLVCNDQIIGQGWNQSIQRHDPSAHAEMVAIRDAGPKLANYRMLDCTLYVTLEPCPMCSGLLVHSRIKRLVFGAKDLKTGSAGSVFNLVANDKLNHQVEVATQVMEEACSEMLSAFFKRRRDEKKALKQAKKAQQKNENG